One genomic segment of Armatimonadota bacterium includes these proteins:
- a CDS encoding VCBS repeat-containing protein, with protein sequence MKTIVRGLVAAVCVAAALAARAQNVNPVGYWSGDGTTRDIVGHSNGLLLGDAGFAPAVVNQGFHFVGGDGRVFAPDVPAFATPTCVTVSCWVRVDAAPSAAQGFAIIATREDGFGDYTWQLGVDQDQFLTFNWSDGPDTGSISSRIPLGRFMLVQAVVNGATGFAHLDVDGAAGIYEHTTILPDAQLYAVGLPGIGIGNVPQAINPDQMPLDGVVDELKVYNVAKMPSTPVRDANGDGHQDLFWVDALSNNVAVWDLVNGAHTGGESYSQGPLKPWSLVSTLDLNGDSYPDEVWQNTQTGEVDYWVIRPGMINQTGVLAAGINPVWHVVTMVDLDGDGFPGIVWQNQATGDVVYWSFFESAVAGTTVMASGLDPAWRLAAVADVNGDGYPDLIWQNSKTGAVAYWLMQGTRHIGGGMIVSAMSPAWRLIGAADLMNNGNADLIWQNTSVNSVDWWQMQGVTHVGGGVISSGTASRWQPVAN encoded by the coding sequence GTGAAGACTATTGTGCGCGGCTTGGTCGCCGCCGTCTGCGTAGCAGCCGCACTCGCCGCGCGTGCGCAGAACGTCAATCCCGTTGGTTATTGGTCTGGCGACGGAACAACCAGGGATATTGTTGGCCACAGCAATGGCCTGCTGCTCGGCGACGCCGGTTTCGCCCCGGCAGTGGTAAATCAGGGCTTTCACTTCGTTGGTGGCGATGGCCGAGTTTTTGCACCGGATGTGCCGGCGTTTGCTACGCCGACCTGCGTAACGGTCTCGTGCTGGGTCCGGGTGGATGCGGCGCCATCTGCAGCTCAAGGTTTTGCCATAATCGCCACTCGCGAGGACGGTTTCGGCGACTACACGTGGCAGCTCGGCGTCGATCAGGACCAGTTCCTCACCTTCAACTGGTCCGATGGCCCCGATACCGGATCCATCTCGTCCAGGATACCGCTCGGAAGATTCATGCTCGTTCAGGCGGTGGTGAACGGCGCTACCGGATTTGCGCACCTGGATGTAGATGGCGCGGCCGGTATATACGAGCACACCACGATTCTGCCGGACGCTCAGTTGTATGCGGTGGGCTTGCCCGGAATTGGGATCGGTAATGTTCCACAAGCTATAAATCCCGATCAGATGCCGCTTGACGGCGTGGTGGATGAGCTGAAGGTGTACAACGTGGCGAAAATGCCATCTACGCCCGTGCGAGATGCAAACGGCGACGGCCACCAGGACCTGTTCTGGGTGGATGCACTTTCGAACAACGTAGCGGTATGGGACCTGGTCAATGGCGCACACACAGGCGGTGAATCATACAGCCAGGGCCCGCTGAAACCCTGGAGCCTGGTATCCACGCTGGATCTGAACGGCGACAGCTACCCCGACGAGGTGTGGCAAAACACACAAACGGGCGAAGTCGATTACTGGGTAATCCGTCCCGGCATGATCAACCAGACCGGTGTGCTCGCCGCCGGTATCAACCCGGTTTGGCACGTGGTGACCATGGTCGACCTGGATGGTGATGGCTTCCCAGGCATTGTGTGGCAGAACCAGGCGACTGGTGACGTGGTCTACTGGAGCTTCTTCGAGTCGGCAGTTGCGGGCACTACCGTTATGGCGTCCGGGCTGGATCCCGCCTGGCGACTGGCTGCGGTCGCCGATGTTAACGGTGACGGTTACCCCGACCTGATCTGGCAGAACAGTAAAACCGGCGCCGTTGCCTACTGGCTGATGCAGGGAACGCGCCACATCGGAGGCGGCATGATCGTTTCGGCAATGAGCCCGGCGTGGCGCCTGATTGGCGCCGCCGACCTGATGAATAACGGCAATGCCGACCTGATCTGGCAGAACACCTCCGTGAACTCCGTGGACTGGTGGCAGATGCAGGGCGTAACGCATGTTGGCGGTGGCGTGATCAGCAGCGGCACCGCATCGCGCTGGCAGCCGGTCGCCAATTAG
- a CDS encoding DUF1854 domain-containing protein, whose protein sequence is METQPTSAAVGPLDNQDEDTSAIDLRILQPQEVQLLRLAGETRLVLAGDRCYLRVTVARAFPLSDPDHYIGFLDGAGKDIGVLPEADHLDAESRKIVAEELERRYFVPVVLKVISVTEEHGALYWKVMTDRGEREVAVREVKDNLQEVSGGRLLMTDVDGNRFEFPNIHKLDNRSLGILMRYM, encoded by the coding sequence ATGGAAACGCAACCAACGTCCGCCGCCGTGGGACCGCTTGACAACCAGGATGAAGACACGTCAGCGATCGATCTGCGGATACTGCAGCCACAGGAAGTGCAACTGCTGCGCCTTGCCGGAGAGACTCGGCTGGTGCTGGCAGGCGACCGCTGCTACCTGAGGGTAACCGTGGCGCGCGCCTTTCCGCTCTCCGACCCAGACCACTACATCGGTTTTCTGGATGGCGCCGGTAAAGATATTGGCGTGCTGCCTGAAGCGGACCATCTGGACGCTGAGTCCCGTAAAATCGTGGCCGAAGAGTTGGAGCGGCGCTACTTCGTCCCTGTGGTGCTAAAGGTTATCTCGGTTACCGAAGAGCACGGCGCCCTCTACTGGAAGGTAATGACCGACCGCGGCGAGCGGGAAGTGGCTGTACGGGAAGTGAAGGACAATCTGCAGGAGGTTTCTGGCGGAAGGCTCCTCATGACCGATGTGGACGGCAACCGATTCGAGTTTCCGAACATTCACAAGCTCGATAACCGCAGCCTCGGGATCTTGATGCGATACATGTAG